The Halosimplex litoreum genome has a window encoding:
- a CDS encoding helix-turn-helix domain-containing protein has protein sequence MSTDGLRVEMRVTEPGHCTPARAARTAGASVDAVSRTVDDGRLVQEFTLRGDAEEIRECAAPADDIEPVFEWEEGVRYRERGVDESACVCGVLSEFGYPLDDISADDDAVRLSFFTPDADRLEEVVEVLRSRFGGVAVVGLERDCDLTDHDPVAVDRAELTDRQREVLETAFEMGYFETPKRANAGEVAEELGVALSTACEHLATAQRTVLSMVLDSD, from the coding sequence ATGTCGACGGACGGGCTCCGGGTCGAGATGCGCGTCACCGAGCCGGGCCACTGTACGCCCGCACGAGCGGCCAGAACGGCGGGCGCGAGCGTCGACGCCGTCTCGCGGACCGTCGACGACGGGCGGCTCGTCCAGGAGTTCACCCTCCGGGGCGACGCCGAGGAGATCCGCGAGTGCGCGGCGCCGGCCGACGACATCGAACCCGTCTTCGAGTGGGAGGAGGGCGTCCGCTACCGCGAGCGCGGCGTCGACGAGTCGGCCTGCGTCTGCGGTGTCCTCTCGGAATTCGGCTATCCCCTCGACGACATCTCTGCCGACGACGACGCGGTCAGGCTCTCCTTTTTCACCCCCGACGCCGACCGACTGGAGGAAGTCGTCGAGGTGTTGCGCTCGCGCTTCGGCGGCGTCGCCGTGGTCGGGCTCGAACGCGACTGCGACCTGACCGACCACGATCCCGTGGCCGTCGACCGAGCCGAGCTGACCGACCGCCAGCGGGAGGTGCTGGAGACGGCCTTCGAGATGGGGTACTTCGAGACGCCCAAGCGCGCCAACGCCGGCGAGGTGGCCGAGGAACTCGGCGTCGCGCTGTCGACCGCTTGCGAACACCTCGCGACCGCCCAGCGGACGGTCCTGTCGATGGTCCTCGACTCCGACTGA